A genome region from Arachis duranensis cultivar V14167 chromosome 8, aradu.V14167.gnm2.J7QH, whole genome shotgun sequence includes the following:
- the LOC107461373 gene encoding extensin-2-like isoform X43, translating into MGTFSGSRQWPRLIYLVAFCLLAISVIAKPDDEDHDRKPFPHEKHKKEHELPPKHEEHPHHHHHKRHPHEHKSPPPPPYGYKSPTPPIYSPPPPYVYKSPPPPVHSPPPPVHSPPPPYIYKSPPPSNHSPPPPYVYKSPPPPVHSPPPPYVYKSPPPPVHSPPPPYVYKSPPPPVHSPPPPVNSPPPPYVYKSPPPPVHSPPPPYVYKSPPPPVHSPPPPVHSPPPPYVYKSPPPPVHSPPPPYVYKSPPPPVHSPPPPYVYKSPPPPPYIYKSPPPPVHSPPPPYAYKSPHSPIHSPPPPYVYKSPPSPVHSPPPPIHSPPPPYIYKSPPPPIHSPPPPYVYKSPPPPVHSPRPPVHSPPPPYVYKSPPPPIHSPPPPYIYKSPPPPVHSPPPPYVYKSPPPPIHSPPPPYVYKSPPPPVHSPPPPVHSPPPPYIYKSPPPPIHSPPPPYVYKSPPPPVHSPPPPYTYKSPPPIVHSPPPPVHSPPPPYVYKSPPPPVHSPPPPVHSLPPPYVYKSPPPPIHSPPPPYVYKSPPPPVHSPPPSPSVHSPPPPYAYKSPPPPVHSPPPPVHSPPPPYIYKSPPPSVHSPPPPYVYKSPPPPYHTPSPLIHSPPPPYIYKSPPPPVHSPPPPYIYKSPPPLAHSPPPPHVYVYPLQSPPPPHVPNHPPYLYNSPPPPPKGY; encoded by the exons ATGGGAACTTTCTCAGGGTCGAGGCAATGGCCTCGACTCATCTACTTAGTGGCATTTTGCCTACTTGCAATTAGTGTCATTGCTAAGCCTGATGATGAAGATCATGATAGGAAACCTTTCCCTcatgaaaaacataaaaaagagCACGAATTACCTCCAAAGCATGAAGAACATCcacaccatcatcatcataaacGACATCCACATGAACATAAATCTCCACCACCTCCACCTTATGGTTACAAATCACCGACTCCACCAATCTATtctccaccacctccatatgtTTATAAATCTCCTCCTCCACCAGTTCATTCTCCGCCTCCTCCAGTGCATTCACCTCCACCACCATATATCTACAAGTCTCCTCCACCATCAAATCACTCACCGCCTCCACCGTATGTATATAAATCACCTCCTCCACCAGTTCACTCACCGCCTCCACCGTATGTTTATAAATCTCCACCTCCTCCAGTTCACTCACCGCCTCCACCGTATGTTTACAAATCACCTCCTCCTCCTGTTCACTCACCTCCTCCACCAGTCAACTCTCCGCCCCCACCATATGTTTATAAATCTCCAC CTCCTCCAGTTCACTCACCGCCTCCACCCTATGTTTATAAATCTCCACCTCCTCCTGTTCACTCTCCGCCTCCACCAGTTCACTCACCGCCTCCACCGTATGTTTACAAATCACCTCCTCCACCAGTCCACTCTCCGCCCCCACCATATGTTTATAAATCTCCACCTCCTCCAGTTCACTCACCGCCTCCACCGTACGTTTACAAATCACCTC CTCCACCACCATATATCTACAAGTCTCCTCCTCCACCTGTTCACTCTCCGCCTCCACCGTATGCTTACAAATCGCCTCATTCACCAATCCATTCTCCGCCCCCTCCATATGTATATAAATCTCCTCCTTCACCAGTTCACTCTCCACCTCCTCCAATACATTCACCTCCACCACCATATATCTACAAGTCTCCTCCACCACCAATTCACTCACCGCCTCCACCGTACGTTTACAAATCACCTCCTCCTCCAGTTCACTCACCCCGTCCACCAGTCCATTCCCCGCCTCCACCGTACGTTTACAAATCACCTCCTCCACCAATTCACTCGCCTCCACCACCATATATCTATAAGTCTCCTCCTCCACCTGTTCACTCGCCGCCTCCACCGTATGTTTACAAATCACCTCCTCCACCAATCCACTCCCCACCCCCTCCATATGTCTATAAATCTCCTCCCCCACCAGTTCATTCTCCGCCTCCTCCAGTGCATTCACCTCCACCACCATATATTTACAAGTCTCCTCCACCACCAATTCACTCACCGCCTCCACCATACGTTTACAAATCACCTCCTCCACCAGTCCATTCCCCACCCCCACCATATACTTATAAATCTCCACCTCCTATAGTTCACTCTCCGCCTCCACCAGTCCATTCACCACCCCCCCCATATGTTTACAAATCACCTCCTCCACCAGTCCACTCTCCGCCTCCTCCAGTCCATTCACTTCCACCACCATATGTTTACAAATCACCTCCTCCACCAATCCACTCTCCTCCCCCACCATATGTCTATAAATCTCCTCCTCCACCAGTTCACTCTCCGCCTCCTTCTCCATCTGTCCACTCCCcgccaccaccatatgcctataaGTCTCCCCCTCCTCCTGTCCACTCACCACCTCCACCAGTCCATTCACCCCCGCCACCATATATTTACAAGTCTCCTCCTCCATCAGTTCACTCACCGCCTCCACCGTATGTTTACAAATCACCCCCTCCTCCATATCACACACCGTCACCACTAATTCActcaccaccacctccatatatcTATAAGTCTCCACCACCTCCA
- the LOC107461373 gene encoding extensin-2-like isoform X42, producing the protein MGTFSGSRQWPRLIYLVAFCLLAISVIAKPDDEDHDRKPFPHEKHKKEHELPPKHEEHPHHHHHKRHPHEHKSPPPPPYGYKSPTPPIYSPPPPYVYKSPPPPVHSPPPPVHSPPPPYIYKSPPPSNHSPPPPYVYKSPPPPVHSPPPPYVYKSPPPPVHSPPPPYVYKSPPPPVHSPPPPVHSPPPPYVYKSPPPPVHSPPPPYVYKSPPPPVHSPPPPIHSPPPPYVYKSPPLPVHSPPPPYVYKSPPPPVHSPPPPYVYKSPPPPPYIYKSPPPPVHSPPPPYAYKSPHSPIHSPPPPYVYKSPPSPVHSPPPPIHSPPPPYIYKSPPPPIHSPPPPYVYKSPPPPVHSPRPPVHSPPPPYVYKSPPPPIHSPPPPYIYKSPPPPVHSPPPPYVYKSPPPPIHSPPPPYVYKSPPPPVHSPPPPVHSPPPPYIYKSPPPPIHSPPPPYVYKSPPPPVHSPPPPYTYKSPPPIVHSPPPPVHSPPPPYVYKSPPPPVHSPPPPVHSLPPPYVYKSPPPPIHSPPPPYVYKSPPPPVHSPPPSPSVHSPPPPYAYKSPPPPVHSPPPPVHSPPPPYIYKSPPPSVHSPPPPYVYKSPPPPYHTPSPLIHSPPPPYIYKSPPPPVHSPPPPYIYKSPPPLAHSPPPPHVYVYPLQSPPPPHVPNHPPYLYNSPPPPPKGY; encoded by the exons ATGGGAACTTTCTCAGGGTCGAGGCAATGGCCTCGACTCATCTACTTAGTGGCATTTTGCCTACTTGCAATTAGTGTCATTGCTAAGCCTGATGATGAAGATCATGATAGGAAACCTTTCCCTcatgaaaaacataaaaaagagCACGAATTACCTCCAAAGCATGAAGAACATCcacaccatcatcatcataaacGACATCCACATGAACATAAATCTCCACCACCTCCACCTTATGGTTACAAATCACCGACTCCACCAATCTATtctccaccacctccatatgtTTATAAATCTCCTCCTCCACCAGTTCATTCTCCGCCTCCTCCAGTGCATTCACCTCCACCACCATATATCTACAAGTCTCCTCCACCATCAAATCACTCACCGCCTCCACCGTATGTATATAAATCACCTCCTCCACCAGTTCACTCACCGCCTCCACCGTATGTTTATAAATCTCCACCTCCTCCAGTTCACTCACCGCCTCCACCGTATGTTTACAAATCACCTCCTCCTCCTGTTCACTCAC CTCCTCCACCAGTCCACTCTCCGCCCCCACCATATGTTTATAAATCTCCACCTCCTCCAGTTCACTCACCGC CCCCACCATATGTTTATAAATCTCCACCTCCTCCAGTTCACTCTCCGCCTCCACCAATTCACTCACCGCCTCCACCATATGTTTACAAATCACCTCCTCTACCAGTCCACTCTCCGCCCCCACCATATGTTTATAAATCTCCACCTCCTCCAGTTCACTCTCCGCCTCCACCGTACGTTTACAAATCACCTC CTCCACCACCATATATCTACAAGTCTCCTCCTCCACCTGTTCACTCTCCGCCTCCACCGTATGCTTACAAATCGCCTCATTCACCAATCCATTCTCCGCCCCCTCCATATGTATATAAATCTCCTCCTTCACCAGTTCACTCTCCACCTCCTCCAATACATTCACCTCCACCACCATATATCTACAAGTCTCCTCCACCACCAATTCACTCACCGCCTCCACCGTACGTTTACAAATCACCTCCTCCTCCAGTTCACTCACCCCGTCCACCAGTCCATTCCCCGCCTCCACCGTACGTTTACAAATCACCTCCTCCACCAATTCACTCGCCTCCACCACCATATATCTATAAGTCTCCTCCTCCACCTGTTCACTCGCCGCCTCCACCGTATGTTTACAAATCACCTCCTCCACCAATCCACTCCCCACCCCCTCCATATGTCTATAAATCTCCTCCCCCACCAGTTCATTCTCCGCCTCCTCCAGTGCATTCACCTCCACCACCATATATTTACAAGTCTCCTCCACCACCAATTCACTCACCGCCTCCACCATACGTTTACAAATCACCTCCTCCACCAGTCCATTCCCCACCCCCACCATATACTTATAAATCTCCACCTCCTATAGTTCACTCTCCGCCTCCACCAGTCCATTCACCACCCCCCCCATATGTTTACAAATCACCTCCTCCACCAGTCCACTCTCCGCCTCCTCCAGTCCATTCACTTCCACCACCATATGTTTACAAATCACCTCCTCCACCAATCCACTCTCCTCCCCCACCATATGTCTATAAATCTCCTCCTCCACCAGTTCACTCTCCGCCTCCTTCTCCATCTGTCCACTCCCcgccaccaccatatgcctataaGTCTCCCCCTCCTCCTGTCCACTCACCACCTCCACCAGTCCATTCACCCCCGCCACCATATATTTACAAGTCTCCTCCTCCATCAGTTCACTCACCGCCTCCACCGTATGTTTACAAATCACCCCCTCCTCCATATCACACACCGTCACCACTAATTCActcaccaccacctccatatatcTATAAGTCTCCACCACCTCCA
- the LOC107461373 gene encoding extensin-3-like isoform X38: MGTFSGSRQWPRLIYLVAFCLLAISVIAKPDDEDHDRKPFPHEKHKKEHELPPKHEEHPHHHHHKRHPHEHKSPPPPPYGYKSPTPPIYSPPPPYVYKSPPPPVHSPPPPVHSPPPPYIYKSPPPSNHSPPPPYVYKSPPPPVHSPPPPYVYKSPPPPVHSPPPPYVYKSPPPPVHSPPPPVHSPPPPYVYKSPPPPVHSPPPPYVYKSPPPPVHSPPPPYVYKSPPPPVHSPPPPIHSPPPPYVYKSPPLPVHSPPPPYVYKSPPPPVHSPPPPYVYKSPPPPPYIYKSPPPPVHSPPPPYAYKSPHSPIHSPPPPYVYKSPPSPVHSPPPPIHSPPPPYIYKSPPPPIHSPPPPYVYKSPPPPVHSPRPPVHSPPPPYVYKSPPPPIHSPPPPYIYKSPPPPVHSPPPPYVYKSPPPPIHSPPPPYVYKSPPPPVHSPPPPVHSPPPPYIYKSPPPPIHSPPPPYVYKSPPPPVHSPPPPYTYKSPPPIVHSPPPPVHSPPPPYVYKSPPPPVHSPPPPVHSLPPPYVYKSPPPPIHSPPPPYVYKSPPPPVHSPPPSPSVHSPPPPYAYKSPPPPVHSPPPPVHSPPPPYIYKSPPPSVHSPPPPYVYKSPPPPYHTPSPLIHSPPPPYIYKSPPPPVHSPPPPYIYKSPPPLAHSPPPPHVYVYPLQSPPPPHVPNHPPYLYNSPPPPPKGY; encoded by the exons ATGGGAACTTTCTCAGGGTCGAGGCAATGGCCTCGACTCATCTACTTAGTGGCATTTTGCCTACTTGCAATTAGTGTCATTGCTAAGCCTGATGATGAAGATCATGATAGGAAACCTTTCCCTcatgaaaaacataaaaaagagCACGAATTACCTCCAAAGCATGAAGAACATCcacaccatcatcatcataaacGACATCCACATGAACATAAATCTCCACCACCTCCACCTTATGGTTACAAATCACCGACTCCACCAATCTATtctccaccacctccatatgtTTATAAATCTCCTCCTCCACCAGTTCATTCTCCGCCTCCTCCAGTGCATTCACCTCCACCACCATATATCTACAAGTCTCCTCCACCATCAAATCACTCACCGCCTCCACCGTATGTATATAAATCACCTCCTCCACCAGTTCACTCACCGCCTCCACCGTATGTTTATAAATCTCCACCTCCTCCAGTTCACTCACCGCCTCCACCGTATGTTTACAAATCACCTCCTCCTCCTGTTCACTCAC CTCCTCCACCAGTCCACTCTCCGCCCCCACCATATGTTTATAAATCTCCAC CTCCTCCAGTCCACTCTCCGCCTCCACCGTACGTTTACAAATCACCTCCTCCACCAGTCCACTCTCCACCCCCACCATATGTTTATAAATCTCCACCTCCTCCAGTTCACTCTCCGCCTCCACCAATTCACTCACCGCCTCCACCATATGTTTACAAATCACCTCCTCTACCAGTCCACTCTCCGCCCCCACCATATGTTTATAAATCTCCACCTCCTCCAGTTCACTCTCCGCCTCCACCGTACGTTTACAAATCACCTC CTCCACCACCATATATCTACAAGTCTCCTCCTCCACCTGTTCACTCTCCGCCTCCACCGTATGCTTACAAATCGCCTCATTCACCAATCCATTCTCCGCCCCCTCCATATGTATATAAATCTCCTCCTTCACCAGTTCACTCTCCACCTCCTCCAATACATTCACCTCCACCACCATATATCTACAAGTCTCCTCCACCACCAATTCACTCACCGCCTCCACCGTACGTTTACAAATCACCTCCTCCTCCAGTTCACTCACCCCGTCCACCAGTCCATTCCCCGCCTCCACCGTACGTTTACAAATCACCTCCTCCACCAATTCACTCGCCTCCACCACCATATATCTATAAGTCTCCTCCTCCACCTGTTCACTCGCCGCCTCCACCGTATGTTTACAAATCACCTCCTCCACCAATCCACTCCCCACCCCCTCCATATGTCTATAAATCTCCTCCCCCACCAGTTCATTCTCCGCCTCCTCCAGTGCATTCACCTCCACCACCATATATTTACAAGTCTCCTCCACCACCAATTCACTCACCGCCTCCACCATACGTTTACAAATCACCTCCTCCACCAGTCCATTCCCCACCCCCACCATATACTTATAAATCTCCACCTCCTATAGTTCACTCTCCGCCTCCACCAGTCCATTCACCACCCCCCCCATATGTTTACAAATCACCTCCTCCACCAGTCCACTCTCCGCCTCCTCCAGTCCATTCACTTCCACCACCATATGTTTACAAATCACCTCCTCCACCAATCCACTCTCCTCCCCCACCATATGTCTATAAATCTCCTCCTCCACCAGTTCACTCTCCGCCTCCTTCTCCATCTGTCCACTCCCcgccaccaccatatgcctataaGTCTCCCCCTCCTCCTGTCCACTCACCACCTCCACCAGTCCATTCACCCCCGCCACCATATATTTACAAGTCTCCTCCTCCATCAGTTCACTCACCGCCTCCACCGTATGTTTACAAATCACCCCCTCCTCCATATCACACACCGTCACCACTAATTCActcaccaccacctccatatatcTATAAGTCTCCACCACCTCCA
- the LOC107461373 gene encoding extensin-3-like isoform X36 produces MGTFSGSRQWPRLIYLVAFCLLAISVIAKPDDEDHDRKPFPHEKHKKEHELPPKHEEHPHHHHHKRHPHEHKSPPPPPYGYKSPTPPIYSPPPPYVYKSPPPPVHSPPPPVHSPPPPYIYKSPPPSNHSPPPPYVYKSPPPPVHSPPPPYVYKSPPPPVHSPPPPYVYKSPPPPVHSPPPPVHSPPPPYVYKSPPPPVHSPPPPIHSPPPPYVYKSPPPPVHSPPPPVHSPPPPYVYKSPPPPVHSPPPPIHSPPPPYVYKSPPLPVHSPPPPYVYKSPPPPVHSPPPPYVYKSPPPPPYIYKSPPPPVHSPPPPYAYKSPHSPIHSPPPPYVYKSPPSPVHSPPPPIHSPPPPYIYKSPPPPIHSPPPPYVYKSPPPPVHSPRPPVHSPPPPYVYKSPPPPIHSPPPPYIYKSPPPPVHSPPPPYVYKSPPPPIHSPPPPYVYKSPPPPVHSPPPPVHSPPPPYIYKSPPPPIHSPPPPYVYKSPPPPVHSPPPPYTYKSPPPIVHSPPPPVHSPPPPYVYKSPPPPVHSPPPPVHSLPPPYVYKSPPPPIHSPPPPYVYKSPPPPVHSPPPSPSVHSPPPPYAYKSPPPPVHSPPPPVHSPPPPYIYKSPPPSVHSPPPPYVYKSPPPPYHTPSPLIHSPPPPYIYKSPPPPVHSPPPPYIYKSPPPLAHSPPPPHVYVYPLQSPPPPHVPNHPPYLYNSPPPPPKGY; encoded by the exons ATGGGAACTTTCTCAGGGTCGAGGCAATGGCCTCGACTCATCTACTTAGTGGCATTTTGCCTACTTGCAATTAGTGTCATTGCTAAGCCTGATGATGAAGATCATGATAGGAAACCTTTCCCTcatgaaaaacataaaaaagagCACGAATTACCTCCAAAGCATGAAGAACATCcacaccatcatcatcataaacGACATCCACATGAACATAAATCTCCACCACCTCCACCTTATGGTTACAAATCACCGACTCCACCAATCTATtctccaccacctccatatgtTTATAAATCTCCTCCTCCACCAGTTCATTCTCCGCCTCCTCCAGTGCATTCACCTCCACCACCATATATCTACAAGTCTCCTCCACCATCAAATCACTCACCGCCTCCACCGTATGTATATAAATCACCTCCTCCACCAGTTCACTCACCGCCTCCACCGTATGTTTATAAATCTCCACCTCCTCCAGTTCACTCACCGCCTCCACCGTATGTTTACAAATCACCTCCTCCTCCTGTTCACTCAC CTCCTCCACCAGTCCACTCTCCACCCCCACCATATGTTTATAAATCTCCACCTCCTCCAGTTCACTCACCGCCTCCACCAATTCACTCACCGCCTCCCCCATATGTTTACAAATCACCTCCTCCTCCTGTTCACTCAC CTCCTCCACCAGTCCACTCTCCACCCCCACCATATGTTTATAAATCTCCACCTCCTCCAGTTCACTCTCCGCCTCCACCAATTCACTCACCGCCTCCACCATATGTTTACAAATCACCTCCTCTACCAGTCCACTCTCCGCCCCCACCATATGTTTATAAATCTCCACCTCCTCCAGTTCACTCTCCGCCTCCACCGTACGTTTACAAATCACCTC CTCCACCACCATATATCTACAAGTCTCCTCCTCCACCTGTTCACTCTCCGCCTCCACCGTATGCTTACAAATCGCCTCATTCACCAATCCATTCTCCGCCCCCTCCATATGTATATAAATCTCCTCCTTCACCAGTTCACTCTCCACCTCCTCCAATACATTCACCTCCACCACCATATATCTACAAGTCTCCTCCACCACCAATTCACTCACCGCCTCCACCGTACGTTTACAAATCACCTCCTCCTCCAGTTCACTCACCCCGTCCACCAGTCCATTCCCCGCCTCCACCGTACGTTTACAAATCACCTCCTCCACCAATTCACTCGCCTCCACCACCATATATCTATAAGTCTCCTCCTCCACCTGTTCACTCGCCGCCTCCACCGTATGTTTACAAATCACCTCCTCCACCAATCCACTCCCCACCCCCTCCATATGTCTATAAATCTCCTCCCCCACCAGTTCATTCTCCGCCTCCTCCAGTGCATTCACCTCCACCACCATATATTTACAAGTCTCCTCCACCACCAATTCACTCACCGCCTCCACCATACGTTTACAAATCACCTCCTCCACCAGTCCATTCCCCACCCCCACCATATACTTATAAATCTCCACCTCCTATAGTTCACTCTCCGCCTCCACCAGTCCATTCACCACCCCCCCCATATGTTTACAAATCACCTCCTCCACCAGTCCACTCTCCGCCTCCTCCAGTCCATTCACTTCCACCACCATATGTTTACAAATCACCTCCTCCACCAATCCACTCTCCTCCCCCACCATATGTCTATAAATCTCCTCCTCCACCAGTTCACTCTCCGCCTCCTTCTCCATCTGTCCACTCCCcgccaccaccatatgcctataaGTCTCCCCCTCCTCCTGTCCACTCACCACCTCCACCAGTCCATTCACCCCCGCCACCATATATTTACAAGTCTCCTCCTCCATCAGTTCACTCACCGCCTCCACCGTATGTTTACAAATCACCCCCTCCTCCATATCACACACCGTCACCACTAATTCActcaccaccacctccatatatcTATAAGTCTCCACCACCTCCA
- the LOC107461373 gene encoding extensin-2-like isoform X44: MGTFSGSRQWPRLIYLVAFCLLAISVIAKPDDEDHDRKPFPHEKHKKEHELPPKHEEHPHHHHHKRHPHEHKSPPPPPYGYKSPTPPIYSPPPPYVYKSPPPPVHSPPPPVHSPPPPYIYKSPPPSNHSPPPPYVYKSPPPPVHSPPPPYVYKSPPPPVHSPPPPYVYKSPPPPVHSPPPPVHSPPPPYVYKSPPPPVHSPPPPYVYKSPPPPVHSPPPPIHSPPPPYVYKSPPLPVHSPPPPYVYKSPPPPVHSPPPPYVYKSPPPPPYIYKSPPPPVHSPPPPYAYKSPHSPIHSPPPPYVYKSPPSPVHSPPPPIHSPPPPYIYKSPPPPIHSPPPPYVYKSPPPPVHSPRPPVHSPPPPYVYKSPPPPIHSPPPPYIYKSPPPPVHSPPPPYVYKSPPPPIHSPPPPYVYKSPPPPVHSPPPPVHSPPPPYIYKSPPPPIHSPPPPYVYKSPPPPVHSPPPPYTYKSPPPIVHSPPPPVHSPPPPYVYKSPPPPVHSPPPPVHSLPPPYVYKSPPPPIHSPPPPYVYKSPPPPVHSPPPSPSVHSPPPPYAYKSPPPPVHSPPPPVHSPPPPYIYKSPPPSVHSPPPPYVYKSPPPPYHTPSPLIHSPPPPYIYKSPPPPVHSPPPPYIYKSPPPLAHSPPPPHVYVYPLQSPPPPHVPNHPPYLYNSPPPPPKGY, encoded by the exons ATGGGAACTTTCTCAGGGTCGAGGCAATGGCCTCGACTCATCTACTTAGTGGCATTTTGCCTACTTGCAATTAGTGTCATTGCTAAGCCTGATGATGAAGATCATGATAGGAAACCTTTCCCTcatgaaaaacataaaaaagagCACGAATTACCTCCAAAGCATGAAGAACATCcacaccatcatcatcataaacGACATCCACATGAACATAAATCTCCACCACCTCCACCTTATGGTTACAAATCACCGACTCCACCAATCTATtctccaccacctccatatgtTTATAAATCTCCTCCTCCACCAGTTCATTCTCCGCCTCCTCCAGTGCATTCACCTCCACCACCATATATCTACAAGTCTCCTCCACCATCAAATCACTCACCGCCTCCACCGTATGTATATAAATCACCTCCTCCACCAGTTCACTCACCGCCTCCACCGTATGTTTATAAATCTCCACCTCCTCCAGTTCACTCACCGCCTCCACCGTATGTTTACAAATCACCTCCTCCTCCTGTTCACTCAC CTCCTCCACCAGTCCACTCTCCACCCCCACCATATGTTTATAAATCTCCACCTCCTCCAGTTCACTCACCGC CCCCACCATATGTTTATAAATCTCCACCTCCTCCAGTTCACTCTCCGCCTCCACCAATTCACTCACCGCCTCCACCATATGTTTACAAATCACCTCCTCTACCAGTCCACTCTCCGCCCCCACCATATGTTTATAAATCTCCACCTCCTCCAGTTCACTCTCCGCCTCCACCGTACGTTTACAAATCACCTC CTCCACCACCATATATCTACAAGTCTCCTCCTCCACCTGTTCACTCTCCGCCTCCACCGTATGCTTACAAATCGCCTCATTCACCAATCCATTCTCCGCCCCCTCCATATGTATATAAATCTCCTCCTTCACCAGTTCACTCTCCACCTCCTCCAATACATTCACCTCCACCACCATATATCTACAAGTCTCCTCCACCACCAATTCACTCACCGCCTCCACCGTACGTTTACAAATCACCTCCTCCTCCAGTTCACTCACCCCGTCCACCAGTCCATTCCCCGCCTCCACCGTACGTTTACAAATCACCTCCTCCACCAATTCACTCGCCTCCACCACCATATATCTATAAGTCTCCTCCTCCACCTGTTCACTCGCCGCCTCCACCGTATGTTTACAAATCACCTCCTCCACCAATCCACTCCCCACCCCCTCCATATGTCTATAAATCTCCTCCCCCACCAGTTCATTCTCCGCCTCCTCCAGTGCATTCACCTCCACCACCATATATTTACAAGTCTCCTCCACCACCAATTCACTCACCGCCTCCACCATACGTTTACAAATCACCTCCTCCACCAGTCCATTCCCCACCCCCACCATATACTTATAAATCTCCACCTCCTATAGTTCACTCTCCGCCTCCACCAGTCCATTCACCACCCCCCCCATATGTTTACAAATCACCTCCTCCACCAGTCCACTCTCCGCCTCCTCCAGTCCATTCACTTCCACCACCATATGTTTACAAATCACCTCCTCCACCAATCCACTCTCCTCCCCCACCATATGTCTATAAATCTCCTCCTCCACCAGTTCACTCTCCGCCTCCTTCTCCATCTGTCCACTCCCcgccaccaccatatgcctataaGTCTCCCCCTCCTCCTGTCCACTCACCACCTCCACCAGTCCATTCACCCCCGCCACCATATATTTACAAGTCTCCTCCTCCATCAGTTCACTCACCGCCTCCACCGTATGTTTACAAATCACCCCCTCCTCCATATCACACACCGTCACCACTAATTCActcaccaccacctccatatatcTATAAGTCTCCACCACCTCCA